One part of the Bacillus sp. FJAT-27916 genome encodes these proteins:
- the ilvB gene encoding acetolactate synthase large subunit: MMEKAALAEKEVQSNARISGAEMLINALKRQEVEVLFGYPGGAVLPIYDSLYHAGLKHVLSRHEQGAIHAAEGYARISGKPGVVIATSGPGATNLVTGITDAMMDSLPLVIFTGQVGTGVIGTDAFQEADIVGITTPVTKHNYQIRDTKDIPRIVKEAFYIASSGRPGPVLIDIPKDIATLEAEETEPESISLPGYQPTTEPNYLQIRRLVESVSSSKKPLILAGAGVLHAKASKQLVEFAEQQQIPVVNTLLGLGTFPPEHPLYIGMGGMHGIYAANMAMYECDLLINIGARFDDRLTGNLSRFAPYATVAHIDIDPAEIGKNVPTAIPVVGDAKQALIQLIKQNGKRSESEPWRKQIRSWLDEAPYHYENEEEKGLKPQRVMELIYEHSRGDAIVTTDVGQHQMWAAQYYPFKRPNAWVTSGGLGTMGFGLPAAIGAQMAEPDDLVISVNGDGGVQMSIQELGVIAEQNLPIKIIILNNGSLGMVRQWQEIFYESRYSQSVFASQPSFSKLAEAYGIKGIDARTEEEVKQAFAEEFPQHKPVLINVYVEPGENVYPMIAPGKGINEMVGVKKR; encoded by the coding sequence ATGATGGAAAAAGCAGCTCTTGCTGAAAAGGAAGTGCAGTCTAACGCGAGAATCAGCGGAGCCGAGATGTTGATCAATGCATTGAAGAGGCAGGAAGTGGAAGTATTGTTTGGTTATCCGGGAGGAGCCGTTTTACCCATTTACGATTCTCTCTATCATGCGGGATTGAAACATGTGTTATCCCGTCATGAGCAAGGGGCCATACATGCAGCGGAAGGATATGCAAGGATAAGCGGCAAGCCGGGAGTCGTGATAGCGACTTCAGGTCCTGGTGCAACGAATCTGGTTACAGGCATTACAGATGCGATGATGGATTCTTTACCTCTTGTTATTTTCACCGGTCAGGTAGGTACGGGCGTGATTGGAACAGATGCTTTCCAGGAGGCAGATATTGTAGGGATTACCACTCCGGTAACGAAACATAATTATCAAATCCGGGATACGAAAGATATTCCTCGAATTGTGAAGGAGGCATTTTATATTGCTTCATCGGGCAGACCCGGCCCCGTCTTGATTGATATACCGAAAGATATAGCGACACTTGAGGCAGAGGAGACCGAGCCGGAGAGCATCTCGCTTCCGGGTTATCAGCCGACAACAGAACCGAATTATTTGCAAATTAGACGTCTTGTCGAGTCTGTCAGCTCAAGCAAGAAACCGCTTATCTTAGCGGGTGCGGGTGTCTTGCATGCAAAGGCTTCTAAGCAATTAGTCGAATTTGCGGAGCAGCAGCAAATTCCAGTCGTCAATACATTGCTTGGTCTTGGTACCTTCCCGCCCGAGCATCCGCTCTATATTGGAATGGGCGGCATGCATGGCATTTATGCGGCAAATATGGCGATGTATGAATGTGACCTTCTCATCAATATCGGAGCCCGTTTTGATGATCGGCTGACAGGTAATCTATCGCGATTTGCTCCATATGCAACGGTAGCACATATCGATATAGACCCGGCAGAGATTGGCAAAAATGTCCCAACTGCCATTCCAGTCGTAGGGGATGCCAAGCAAGCTCTAATTCAGCTTATTAAGCAAAATGGCAAGCGTTCTGAAAGTGAGCCTTGGAGAAAGCAGATTAGATCCTGGCTTGATGAGGCTCCTTATCATTATGAGAATGAAGAGGAGAAAGGCTTGAAGCCGCAACGGGTAATGGAGCTGATTTATGAGCATAGCCGCGGGGATGCCATTGTGACAACAGATGTCGGTCAGCATCAAATGTGGGCAGCACAATATTATCCGTTCAAGCGGCCGAATGCATGGGTGACCTCAGGAGGGCTCGGTACGATGGGCTTTGGATTACCGGCAGCTATCGGTGCTCAAATGGCCGAACCGGATGATCTGGTTATCTCCGTCAATGGAGACGGCGGTGTCCAGATGTCGATTCAGGAGCTTGGTGTCATTGCAGAGCAGAATCTCCCGATTAAAATCATTATTTTGAATAACGGCTCGCTTGGAATGGTTCGGCAATGGCAGGAAATCTTCTATGAATCCAGGTACTCACAAAGTGTTTTTGCCTCACAGCCATCCTTCAGCAAGCTAGCCGAAGCCTATGGGATTAAAGGGATTGACGCAAGGACAGAGGAAGAAGTGAAGCAGGCCTTCGCAGAAGAATTCCCTCAGCATAAACCGGTTCTTATCAATGTGTATGTTGAGCCGGGAGAGAATGTTTACCCGATGATTGCTCCAGGCAAGGGAATCAATGAGATGGTGGGAGTGAAGAAGAGATGA
- the ilvN gene encoding acetolactate synthase small subunit, whose product MRRIITLTVMNRPGVLNRITNLFSKRNYNIESITVGHSEVENRSRITCVVNVESVQIAEQITKQLNKQIDVIKVQDITDQSVVARELALVKVAVLPATRSEIYSLIEPFRASIIDIGKDSLVIQITGETNKIEAFLELIKPYGIKEIARTGTTAFTRGTQPAGLGNRNYSIV is encoded by the coding sequence ATGAGACGAATCATCACGCTGACCGTTATGAACAGGCCTGGTGTATTAAACCGAATCACGAACCTGTTCTCAAAGCGGAATTACAATATTGAGAGCATCACGGTCGGACATTCTGAGGTGGAAAACAGGTCGAGAATCACATGTGTTGTCAATGTCGAAAGCGTCCAGATTGCTGAACAAATTACGAAGCAGCTGAATAAGCAGATAGACGTCATTAAAGTGCAGGATATTACCGATCAATCTGTGGTCGCACGGGAGCTCGCATTAGTTAAGGTAGCGGTGCTGCCGGCAACAAGAAGTGAAATTTACTCACTGATTGAGCCGTTCCGGGCGTCCATCATTGATATCGGCAAGGACAGTCTCGTTATTCAAATTACAGGGGAGACGAATAAGATAGAAGCTTTCTTGGAGCTGATTAAGCCTTATGGCATTAAAGAGATCGCTAGAACAGGCACAACCGCCTTTACACGCGGTACCCAGCCTGCAGGATTAGGAAATCGCAATTATTCTATCGTCTAA